The Hymenobacter chitinivorans DSM 11115 genome contains a region encoding:
- a CDS encoding dihydroorotase: protein MLLLQNARIATENSPVLLEGDVLIVEGKIQDIGKSLAIPEGARIIDARGRILMPGMFDAHVHFRAPGFENKETITTGSEAAINGGVTGVVMMPNTRPALDSATAIATVLENATHRSRIPVYTSGCVTKNREGKELAEIEGMRTLGVKMLTDDGDTTADPAVLLRAMQYATEFGMFFASHCEVPELAGPRALNEGVMSYRLGIKGSPACAEEIIIDRDIRLARAAGAHVHIQHVSSKLGMETIRWWKSRGDVKVTAEVAPHHLMFTDEHIGDYDTNYKMNPPLRTQADCDALLEGLKEGVFDLIATDHAPHTPFEKAQDFISAPNGITGLDTALVSLYHHFVEPGKFGWDLVVKRYSAEPRRLMGLPVAAIEVGQPADCLLFDTEAETTFTREFMKSKSQNTPFIDQTLKGRVDMVILGAEILLER, encoded by the coding sequence ATGCTCCTCCTTCAAAACGCCCGCATCGCCACCGAAAACTCACCCGTACTGCTCGAAGGCGATGTCCTGATTGTCGAAGGTAAAATTCAGGACATCGGCAAAAGCCTAGCCATTCCCGAGGGCGCCCGTATTATCGACGCGCGCGGTCGGATTCTGATGCCGGGCATGTTTGATGCCCACGTCCATTTCCGCGCCCCCGGATTTGAGAACAAGGAAACCATTACCACGGGGAGCGAAGCAGCCATCAATGGCGGCGTTACCGGTGTGGTCATGATGCCCAACACCCGCCCAGCCCTCGACTCGGCGACGGCCATAGCCACCGTGCTGGAAAATGCTACACACCGGTCCCGCATTCCGGTGTACACTTCCGGCTGTGTTACCAAGAACCGCGAGGGCAAGGAACTGGCCGAAATCGAGGGCATGCGCACGCTCGGGGTGAAGATGCTCACCGACGACGGCGACACCACCGCCGACCCGGCGGTGCTGCTGCGGGCAATGCAGTACGCCACCGAGTTTGGGATGTTTTTCGCCAGCCACTGCGAAGTGCCGGAACTGGCCGGACCGCGCGCCCTGAACGAAGGGGTGATGAGCTACCGCCTTGGCATTAAGGGCTCACCGGCCTGCGCGGAGGAAATTATCATTGACCGTGACATCCGCCTGGCCCGGGCGGCGGGCGCGCACGTGCACATCCAGCACGTGTCCAGCAAGCTCGGCATGGAAACCATCCGCTGGTGGAAGTCGCGCGGTGATGTGAAAGTCACGGCGGAAGTGGCCCCGCACCACCTGATGTTCACCGACGAGCACATCGGCGACTACGACACGAACTATAAGATGAACCCGCCGCTGCGGACGCAGGCCGATTGTGATGCCCTACTCGAAGGGCTCAAAGAAGGCGTATTCGACCTCATTGCCACCGACCACGCGCCGCACACGCCGTTCGAAAAAGCCCAGGATTTCATCAGCGCGCCCAATGGCATCACCGGCCTGGATACGGCCCTGGTGTCGCTCTATCACCACTTCGTCGAGCCCGGAAAATTCGGGTGGGACCTGGTGGTCAAGCGCTATTCGGCGGAGCCCCGCCGCCTGATGGGCTTACCAGTAGCCGCCATTGAGGTCGGCCAACCAGCCGATTGTCTCTTGTTCGATACCGAAGCGGAAACAACCTTCACGCGGGAATTCATGAAATCTAAATCCCAGAACACGCCCTTCATCGACCAGACGCTGAAAGGCCGGGTAGATATGGTAATTCTAGGGGCAGAAATCCTACTTGAGCGCTAA
- a CDS encoding bifunctional GNAT family N-acetyltransferase/carbon-nitrogen hydrolase family protein has translation MPTTTELLTPTAVPAHKLVLRTLRRSDFKAVKAIMDKVYSNMEGAWSAEEFGALIRKFPEGQICIEDNGEVVAAALAIIVQYSDFGDRHTYAKITGHGKFNTHNPDGDTLYGVDVFVDPEYRSLRLGRRLYDARKELCENLNLRAMVAGGRIPGYAAYANEMTPAKYVEMVRNKEITDPILTFQLSNEFHVRKIIRGYLPYDSESKAFATLLEWINVYYEEEEKLIGNQKSNVRIGIVQWQMRATRSLEDLLQQMEFFVDTVSGYKADCVMFPEFFNAPLMALTNEDSPAVAIRAMAAFTEPIKAKMMELAVSYNINIVAGSMPVYEDGKLHNVAYLCRRDGTVDEQYKLHVTPDEASYWGMRGGDKLKCFDTDFGKIGILVCYDVEFPELARMLSDEGVKILFVPFWTDTKNAYQRVRICAQARAIENECYVAITGSVGNLPRVENMDIQYSQSAVFSPSDFAFPHDAIVAEATPNTEMTLIADLDLDLLKDLNTSGAVRNLRDRRKDLYSLSWTIKKSDRDEELLAQGSDERHPRVSKRKAIAAG, from the coding sequence ATGCCCACAACCACCGAGCTGCTCACGCCCACGGCCGTACCGGCCCACAAGCTGGTACTGCGCACCCTGCGCCGCTCCGACTTCAAGGCCGTAAAGGCCATCATGGACAAGGTGTACTCCAACATGGAAGGCGCCTGGTCGGCCGAGGAATTCGGCGCCCTGATCCGCAAGTTTCCCGAAGGCCAGATCTGCATCGAGGACAACGGTGAAGTGGTGGCCGCCGCCCTGGCCATCATCGTGCAGTACTCCGACTTCGGCGACCGGCACACCTACGCCAAAATCACGGGGCACGGCAAGTTCAACACCCACAACCCCGACGGCGACACGCTCTACGGCGTCGACGTATTCGTGGACCCCGAGTACCGCTCCCTGCGCCTGGGCCGCCGCCTCTACGACGCCCGCAAGGAGCTCTGCGAAAACCTGAACCTGCGGGCCATGGTGGCCGGCGGCCGGATTCCGGGCTACGCGGCCTACGCCAACGAAATGACGCCGGCCAAGTACGTGGAGATGGTGCGCAACAAGGAAATTACCGACCCCATCCTCACTTTCCAGCTCTCCAACGAGTTTCACGTCCGCAAAATCATCCGTGGCTACCTGCCCTACGACTCCGAGTCCAAGGCCTTTGCTACACTCCTGGAGTGGATCAACGTGTACTACGAGGAAGAGGAAAAGCTCATCGGTAACCAGAAAAGCAACGTCCGCATCGGCATCGTGCAGTGGCAGATGCGCGCCACCCGCAGCCTGGAAGACCTCTTGCAGCAAATGGAATTCTTCGTGGATACCGTTTCGGGCTACAAAGCCGACTGCGTGATGTTCCCCGAGTTCTTCAACGCCCCGCTCATGGCCCTCACCAACGAGGACTCGCCGGCGGTGGCCATCCGGGCTATGGCCGCGTTTACCGAGCCCATCAAGGCCAAGATGATGGAGCTGGCCGTGAGCTATAACATCAACATCGTGGCGGGCTCGATGCCGGTGTACGAGGACGGCAAGCTGCACAACGTGGCCTACCTCTGCCGCCGCGACGGGACCGTCGACGAGCAGTACAAGCTGCACGTCACCCCCGATGAGGCCTCCTACTGGGGCATGCGCGGCGGTGACAAGCTCAAGTGCTTCGACACCGACTTCGGCAAAATCGGCATCCTGGTGTGCTACGACGTGGAGTTCCCCGAGCTGGCCCGCATGCTTTCGGACGAGGGCGTGAAAATCCTGTTCGTGCCCTTCTGGACCGACACCAAGAACGCCTACCAGCGCGTGCGCATCTGCGCTCAGGCCCGGGCCATCGAAAACGAGTGCTACGTGGCCATCACTGGCTCGGTCGGCAACCTGCCCCGGGTCGAAAACATGGACATCCAGTACTCGCAGTCGGCCGTGTTCAGCCCCTCCGACTTCGCCTTCCCCCACGACGCCATCGTGGCCGAGGCCACGCCCAATACGGAGATGACCCTGATTGCCGACCTCGACCTGGACCTGCTCAAGGACCTGAACACCAGCGGGGCCGTACGCAACCTGCGCGACCGGCGCAAGGACCTCTACTCCCTGAGCTGGACGATCAAGAAGTCGGACCGCGACGAGGAGCTGCTAGCCCAGGGCTCCGACGAGCGTCACCCCCGCGTGAGCAAGCGCAAAGCCATTGCGGCCGGGTAA
- a CDS encoding RDD family protein, whose product MIGVLPMVLFPAGGNWGFHGLLVLYLNKDFLNGQSPLKRLLDTQVQETSGAPANEWQSFLRNISVIIWPVEVLVVTVSGGRRLGDYLARTHVADVAKNTNSWRHDLAAHRVTRYTFYTLLATAFYLLLVNALFHWLGL is encoded by the coding sequence ATGATTGGCGTGCTTCCAATGGTGCTTTTTCCGGCTGGGGGAAATTGGGGGTTCCATGGCCTGCTTGTGCTTTATCTGAACAAGGATTTTCTCAACGGTCAAAGCCCACTAAAACGCCTGCTCGATACGCAGGTGCAAGAGACGTCAGGAGCTCCCGCAAATGAGTGGCAGTCGTTTTTGCGCAACATTTCAGTCATTATATGGCCCGTGGAGGTGCTCGTGGTGACCGTTAGTGGAGGCAGGCGGTTAGGTGATTATTTAGCCCGTACGCACGTGGCCGACGTGGCGAAGAATACGAATTCTTGGAGACATGATCTGGCCGCACACCGCGTTACCCGCTACACTTTCTACACCCTGCTGGCCACTGCCTTCTACTTACTGCTCGTAAACGCCCTGTTCCACTGGCTTGGCCTATAG
- a CDS encoding aspartate carbamoyltransferase catalytic subunit, giving the protein MARKDLLDIASLHREEIEFLLDQSTSFKKLFTRSVKKIPALEGKSVLMLFYEASTRTHSSFEVAAKRLSAEVTNFNVDHSSITKGESVRETIETLQAMRTDYIVVRHGHSGLPGMIARQTTASVINAGDGAHEHPTQALLDAFTIKEKFPDPRGKKVLIIGDILHSRVARSTSTLLQKLGVEVAYLGPGSLVPKYVPASIRRFTDYEAAMTWAPDVVYLLRVQMERQDVQFFPSVREYHRVYGITNTRLAEIRDRGLYIMHPGPVNRGVELCDAVMDYERSLITNQVENGISIRMAVLDWLTPGGEFPRQEAYAAQQRTSPPVIVP; this is encoded by the coding sequence ATGGCACGCAAAGACCTGCTCGACATCGCATCCCTTCACCGTGAGGAAATCGAGTTCCTGCTCGACCAATCCACGTCCTTTAAAAAACTGTTCACCCGCTCGGTGAAAAAAATCCCCGCCCTCGAGGGCAAGTCCGTGCTTATGCTGTTCTACGAGGCCAGCACCCGGACGCACTCTTCCTTTGAGGTCGCCGCCAAACGCCTCTCGGCGGAGGTAACCAACTTCAACGTCGACCACTCCTCCATCACCAAGGGCGAGTCGGTGCGCGAGACCATCGAGACGCTCCAGGCCATGCGCACCGACTACATCGTCGTTCGTCATGGTCACTCCGGCCTGCCCGGCATGATTGCCCGCCAAACCACGGCGTCAGTCATCAATGCCGGCGACGGGGCGCACGAGCACCCCACCCAAGCCCTGCTGGACGCCTTTACCATTAAGGAGAAATTTCCCGACCCCCGGGGTAAAAAAGTCCTCATCATCGGCGATATCCTCCACTCCCGCGTCGCGCGCTCCACCAGCACGCTGCTGCAAAAGCTGGGCGTCGAAGTCGCTTACCTGGGTCCCGGTTCCCTGGTGCCCAAGTATGTCCCGGCAAGCATCCGCCGCTTCACCGACTACGAGGCGGCCATGACCTGGGCGCCCGATGTGGTGTACCTGCTCCGCGTGCAGATGGAGCGCCAAGACGTGCAGTTTTTCCCCAGCGTCCGGGAATACCACCGGGTCTACGGCATCACCAACACCCGGCTGGCAGAAATCCGTGACCGGGGCCTCTACATCATGCACCCCGGCCCCGTGAACCGGGGAGTCGAGCTGTGCGACGCCGTTATGGACTATGAGCGTAGCCTCATCACCAACCAGGTCGAAAATGGCATCTCCATCCGCATGGCCGTACTCGACTGGCTCACCCCGGGCGGGGAATTCCCGCGGCAGGAAGCGTATGCCGCCCAGCAACGAACCAGCCCGCCGGTGATTGTGCCCTAA